Proteins found in one Pocillopora verrucosa isolate sample1 chromosome 12, ASM3666991v2, whole genome shotgun sequence genomic segment:
- the LOC131791126 gene encoding uncharacterized protein — protein sequence MAVAKKTRGRIWENQETLLLLQKWGDENIQMKLISCTRKRPIWQEISDFIRAAGYEDRDEDACKTRVHTLVSAYRSYKDECEKTGNGTPKRKPAFFDEVDEFLSKKPCTKPKVVVNSSKIIIEADNEEEDNEKIKNDEPNEELPSFSGGTSVGSNNKTAGKFPQPNKGECLTERTTDAGKPFFKPATKKRKVSTTDALTQIDKALEAFVSYQQAADRSFLAAEEARERREEEREERRRKEDQEFLLKLAQVLRK from the exons ATGGCGGTTGCCAAAAAAACCCGCGGAAGGATTTGGGAAAACCAGGAAACGTTATTGTTACTACAGAAGTGGGGGGACGAAAATATACAAATGAAGTTAATATCTTGTACCAGAAAGAGGCCTATATGGcaagaaataagtgattttaTTCGAGCGGCAGGCTACGAAGACCGTGATGAAGATGCCTGCAAAACAAGAGTACACACATTAGTAAGTGCGTATCGCTCCTACAAAGACGAATGTGAGAAGACCGGAAACGGGACTCCAAAGAGGAAGCCGGCGTTTTTCGACGAAGTCGATGAATTTCTCTCAAAAAAACCATGTACCAAACCGAAGGTTGtggtaaattcttcaaaaattatcattgagGCGGACAACGaagaagaagacaatgaaaaaattaagaacgatgAACCAAACGAAGAGTTGCCTTCCTTCAGCGGCGGCACCAGCGTCggcagcaacaacaaaacagccGGCAAATTTCCTCAACCGAACAAGGGTGAATGTTTGACAG AAAGAACAACAGATGCTGGCAAGCCATTTTTCAAACCCGCTACGAAGAAGCGGAAGGTGTCAACGACGGATGCCTTAACACAAATTGACAAGGCGTTGGAGGCATTTGTTTCCTATCAACAAGCTGCTGATAGGAGTTTTCTTGCCGCAGAGGAGGCTCGTGAAAGACGAGAAGAAGAAAGGGAGGAgagaagaaggaaggaagaccAGGAGTTTCTGCTGAAATTGGCGCAGGTACttcgaaaataa